Proteins encoded within one genomic window of Ascaphus truei isolate aAscTru1 chromosome 8, aAscTru1.hap1, whole genome shotgun sequence:
- the LOC142501148 gene encoding protransforming growth factor alpha-like isoform X1: MFGGLILVLAGISACLGQISSTGLKNSTLVANASPQTLFAVCPDTYRTYCYHGTCRFLVSEWVASCMCFKGYVGIRCQYVDLLQVMAGDPRSFTVVALAVTFLVVLSLICSTCLGIYLCKMKRARSRLTLLENMHVQDV; the protein is encoded by the exons GTATTTCAGCTTGTTTGGGTCAGATCTCCAGTACGGGATTAAAGAACT CAACCTTGGTGGCAAATGCATCACCCCAGACTTTATTTGCCGTGTGTCCAGATACCTACAGAACCTACTGCTATCACGGCACATGTCGGTTCCTTGTATCTGAGTGGGTAGCTTCTTGCAT GTGCTTCAAAGGTTATGTTGGTATCCGTTGCCAGTATGTGGACCTGTTGCAGGTCATGGCTGGAGATCCACGCTCCTTCACTGTGGTGGCATTGGCAGTGACTTTCCTGGTTGTGTTGTCTCTGATATGTAGCACATGCCTCGGTATATA CTTATGTAAAATGAAGAGAGCGCGAAGCAGGCTGACCCTTCTGGAAAACATGCATGTTCAAG atGTTTAG
- the LOC142501148 gene encoding protransforming growth factor alpha-like isoform X2 translates to MFGGLILVLAATLVANASPQTLFAVCPDTYRTYCYHGTCRFLVSEWVASCMCFKGYVGIRCQYVDLLQVMAGDPRSFTVVALAVTFLVVLSLICSTCLGIYLCKMKRARSRLTLLENMHVQDV, encoded by the exons CAACCTTGGTGGCAAATGCATCACCCCAGACTTTATTTGCCGTGTGTCCAGATACCTACAGAACCTACTGCTATCACGGCACATGTCGGTTCCTTGTATCTGAGTGGGTAGCTTCTTGCAT GTGCTTCAAAGGTTATGTTGGTATCCGTTGCCAGTATGTGGACCTGTTGCAGGTCATGGCTGGAGATCCACGCTCCTTCACTGTGGTGGCATTGGCAGTGACTTTCCTGGTTGTGTTGTCTCTGATATGTAGCACATGCCTCGGTATATA CTTATGTAAAATGAAGAGAGCGCGAAGCAGGCTGACCCTTCTGGAAAACATGCATGTTCAAG atGTTTAG